The nucleotide sequence CGGTCGACCCTCTGGGTGGTCCTGCATGCTGCGACACACAGCATTTGGCATCACCTTCGTCCTCTGCATCTCCTGTGTTCTGGGTAAAACCATGGTGGTTCTGATGGTCTTCAGAGCCACACTTCCTGGTAGTAAGGCGATGAAATGGTTTGGACCTGCTCAGCAGAGACTCAGCGTACTGGCTTTTACTCTCATCCAGGTTTTTATATGTCTGCTCTGGTTAACCGtttctcctccatttccatttaaaaatattaaggACTTTAAAGACAGGATCATCCTAGAATGTGCTCTGGGCTCAGCTGTGGGCTTCTGGTCTGTTCTTGGCTACATCGGACTTCTGGCcatgttttgtttcattctgGCATTTCTGGCTCGGAAACTCCCCGATAACTTCAACGAAGCTAAATTCATCACCTTCAGCATGCTGATATTCTGTGCTGTGTGGGTCACCTTCATTCCAGCCTATGTCAGCTCTCCTGGGAAGTTCAGCGTTGCCGTGGAAATATTTGCAATTCTGTCATCAGGGTTTGGACTtctcatttgtatttttattccaAAATGTTATATCATCTTACTGAAACCGGAGAGGAACACAAAAAGGAATTTGATGGGGAAAGAGGGACCAACACATTAATTCACATTAATTCAATAACAAGTCTTAAGCCAGACATATAGATCTTTTTAatcttaaaacatttttttcatctGTTCGAGTTCCCACAAATAAAGATTTAacgagagagaatgagagattTGAACAGTTGTGATCGTACTGTCTGGTGTCCCCCCGATAACTTCACTCCAGtttataaaatatgaaaaattctGACACATCGTCCATCTAGAATCTTGCTTCCTTTTCAGAAATCTTGCGTCATCACACGTGATCtaacagaaacaaagaagaagaaacaaagcaacaacttgagaacacaacacgcaacacagaTGTCGGCATACAAAAGAGGGAATGATGATGGTCTTTGGACTGTTTTAAAACTAATTTTTTTACAAGATGGAGAAAATCTTGCAGGTGATGCTAACATACTTGTTTATTTACATCTGCTTTCTTGTTCCCCAGTCTCCTCATTTTTGATTGGCTACATTGTCCCTTATGTTAAACTTGACTGACTCCTGATTCGCGAGTCGTCGGCCGTCCCCAGACACGATATTTGGAATTAAATTTTGAACACCTTTAAAATTGACGATTGTTGACCTCCACCGTTTTCGGAGACAATTGTCGTGACAAATTCACTCCAAACACACCTCAAATCAGCCAGGATAATGTTACAACAGGTACAATACAATGTCATAAATCATATGTTGGATAGAAAGTGCGAAAACTGGGACAAAAGCAGCCTGATTATAGTTATGTGTGTACTTTGCTTTAAATGATCATGTCAAAATTAAAACTTCAAATGTAGAAGTGTAGTTCCATTTTTACATTGTTATATAAGCACTAACAGACTCTGGAGATCACTTTTTGTGAGAACTATCAGAGTTCTAGTTTATTTCAAGTTGCAAAAATGACGCAAACCTCTAATTCGACCTCTTTCAGACTTTGACAGTCATAAACTTAATAATCTTATATATCTAATCTTTGGAATAGAGTATCTTCCCTGGCGATATATTtagtatttatatatatatatatatataatttattttattttttttgccctcCACGCGCGCCAAAAGTTTTTTGTGATGCTGTCTACAGCTGCTTGCTGTTGAATAACATATGCTTGACACTGGAACATCGTAGAGTGTTTGCTATTGCCACAGAAAGTCAGATGTATATTATGTACTGTGATAAAAGTAAATGAAAGTAATTCTCTTTGTTGTGAATTAGTGTAATATCTGGATTTTTTGGGGTGCGATGAGCACAAAGAATAGATAATGTAGAACAGTCGGCAGCGGCAGCACTAATGATTTAAAATACCATGTATTTAATTTGTAGTGTAAGCTTTGCACACAAAATTAAACTGATTGTATTTTTCAACTTTTATGAATCAACTTTTTCATGTGCTACATATTCAGTAATGCTGTCATATGTAAATGAAACCGTGACTACAGGTCCACAGAGATCAAACATCaatgtttgcttgtttatgAGGTTTTAAATCCATAAATACTCATGCAGGCTTCTGAACAACATTCATGCGCACGTGATGCCACTCAGTGGCTTTGCTCCCACACACAGCATGACTTCCACTCAGAACTGGCCAGAGCAAGGTTGGGCACTCCTGCAACTTTTACTGTTAGTATCTTTCTCTCAGGCTGAGGACCGTGTGTGTCTACAGATGGGGGATCCCGAGAACCCCCAGTTATCCAAAGATGGGGACATTATCCTGGGAGGAATCTTCTCTTTCCACAGAAGTTGGATAAACAGGCGGGACACCTACATGCACAAACCATTGCCACTGCAGTGCATCAGGTAAATGAAACCACAGTTAGATCTGAGAATGTGTAAGATTTAAACAAAAgatgacatttttatttcaagtaATCAATTGCAATCGTAACTCTTTTCAATATTTGCATAAAGTTTGAATTTCAGAGGCTTCCAGTATGCCCAGGCGATGCTTTTTGCGATAGATGAGATCAATAACAGCTCAGACCTCCTGCCTGGCATCACTTTAGGCTGTAAGATTTATGATTCCTGTGGCTCTATTGCCAGAGGCGTGAGAGCTTCTCTGGCCTTGATAAACAGTCAGGAAACTACATTTAAACTTTCTGATAAATGCACCAAACCTGCACAAGTGCAGGCCATCATGGGAGAGAGTTCCTCGTCTCCAAATATGGCCGCAGCGACTGTTATTGGACCCTTTCATATTCCACTGGTGGGTAAGAGTcaacatgcatttttaattatGTTTGTGTCATTGTCATGCTTGTTCCATGTCTGTctttaaaagaggaaacaacaCACTTCTCCTCTTCTAGATCAGCCACTTTGCTACCTGTGCTTGCCTCAGTGATAAAAACAAGTACCCTTCATTCCTGAGAACAATACCCAGTGATCATTACCAGAGCAGAGCTTTGGCCCAATTAGTCAAGTACTTTGGTTGGACTTGGGTCGGAGCTGTGAGATCAAATGATGATTACGGCAATAACGGCATGGCAACCGTTATagaaacagcagaggagctcGGCATCTGTGTGGAGTACTCTGTGGCTGTCTTTAGAACCGATCCAATGATCAAGATTCTACAGATAATTGACATAATAAAGTCCTCCACTTCGAAGGTGATCGTGACATTCCTGTCTCCAGGAGATTTAAATGTATTACTACAAGAGTTTTCTCAGCACAACCTGACTGGTTACCAGTGGGTGGGCAGCGAAGGTTGGATCTTTGACTCTCACACTGCAGCCATGGATGTCCATCACATTCTGGATGGGGCTGTAGGCCTTTCCATTCCTAAAGCTCATGTCACTGGCATGAAAGAATACATTCTCGATGTAAAGCAACTCAATTCATCCAGTAAAGAACTGTTCAGAGAGTTTTGGGAGGCTTTATTTGACTGTAAGTTTGAGAATTCGgcatcaacaacaacagagaatcAGAGAGAATGTTCTGGACATGAAGATCTGGCTGGTGTCAAAAACACCTTCACTGACATGTCTCTCATGCCCATCTTCTACAACATCTATAAAGAAGTTTATGCTGTGGCCCACGCACTTCATGATATTCTCAGCTGTAATAACACATGTAATAAAACAGCACAGCTGGATCCATTCACGGTGAGTTGAACACTAAACTGTTATTTGTTGTCTGTTacattgtgtgtatttctgaTCCATTTCTATACTACTTTAGATTTTGCATCACATAAAAAGGATTCGtttcaaaacaaaggaaggaGATGAGGTTTATTTCAATGAGAACGGAGACCCACCAGCAAAATATGAGATTATTAACTGGCAgccaacagaaaatggcaatGTGGAATTTGTCCCGGTGGGTCTTTATGATGCATCTTTAcctgctgacagacagctgacacTGACAAACAGGACTTTAGTTTGGGCTCAGAACTCAGAGCAGGTAAATCATGAAGCCAAATTTtattcaaacacattttaattttgcaagttaaaatgatttatttgtgAATTTTGCCACGGcaggtgcctgtgtcagtttgCAGTGAGAAATGTCCCCCAGGAACTCGCAAGGTTCTGCAGAAAGGGAAACCTGTCTGCTGCTATGACTGTTTGAGATGTGCTGATGGAGAGATAAGCAACAGTACAGGTCAGGTATTTCAAATATACAGTAATTATTATAAAACCAACTGAGAAGAGGTGACGCTTTCAGTCGCTCCAGGCTCGGGGTCCTACAGTGCCTCCTAGAGGAAACAGGGGTTAGTTTTGCTCTTGATCTGGCACTGATACAGAAATTTACCTAAAATAGACAGAAGTTCAACATGAGTGGACTATTGCAGTAGCACCTCACTTAAGGTTCCAAGTGAGACAGTGTGATGTTACCTGGTCAAACTGGATGACCAAATGTAAACTGCTGCTTGGTCACAAACACCAATCCCATTCTCTTATTTTAATTCTCCAACAACTTGTATTAACAAGACTTTATATTCATAGCCCTGACCTGTTCGAAGAACATACAAAAACACTCCACCCCTCATATTATAGCGAGGCCTTTTGTCCAACAGTACAGTGTTCAGCACATTCGCCTCATAGCCAGAGGGTTCTGATCAGACACACCTTCCAGACATGTTTATGATTGTGCTCATGGGCTCCCAGACACAGGTGTAGCTCAGTTGTTGTAGAAAATGTCACCAGGGCAATGCTACTGCACTTCAAGAACAACTTGTCACAGGTGATAAAACACTGTTCTGGCCGTGAAAGAGGGAGACAACACATTTAGGTTCACTGTAACCAAGCAAATGTGACACCAGCTTTAATGTTGTTTCCCAGATTCCATCAGCTGTGTGCGATGTCATTCTGAGTTCTGGTCTAATGAAAGAAGAGACGCCTGcatcaagaagaaggaagagttcCTGTCTTATGAAGAGATGATGGGAGCTCTGCTGACTGCAGCATCACTTCTGGGAACGTGTTTGACGGCTGTCGTCATGTTCATTTTCTTCAGATACAGACGCACTCCGATTGTCAGGGCCAACAACTCTGAGctgagcttcctgctcctcttctctctgactctgtgcttcctgtgctcTCTGACCTTCATCGGTCGACCCTCTGGGTGGTCCTGCATGCTGCGGCACACAGCGTTTGGCATCACCTTCGTCCTCTGCATCTCCTGTGTTCTGGGTAAAACCATGGTGGTTCTGATGGCCTTCAGAGCCACACTTCCTGGTAGTAATGTGATGAAATGGTTCGGACCTGCTCAGCAGAGACTCAGCGTACTGGGTTTTACTCTCATCCAGGTTTTTATATGTCTGCTCTGGTTAACAatttctcctccatttccatttaaaaatattaaggACTTTAAAGACAGAATCATCCTAGAATGTGCCCTGGGCTCAGCTGTGGGCTTCTGGGCTGTTCTTGGCTACATCGGACTTCTGGCcatgctttgttttttcttgcatttctgGCTCGGAAACTCCCCGATAACTTCAACGAAGCTAAATTCATCACCTTCAGCATGCTGATATTCTGTGCTGTGTGGGTCACCTTCATTCCAGCCTATGTCAGCTCTCCTGGGAAGTTCAGCGTTGCCGTGGAAATATTTGCAATTCTGTCATCAGGTTTTGGACTtctcatttgtatttttattccaAAATGTTATATCATCTTACTGAAACCGGAGAGGAACACAAAAAGGAATTTGATGGGAAAGGAGGCACCAACACATTGattcacattaaaataaaaacaagtctGAAATGATGAGTCAGGTTCTTGAGTAATATTGTCGAGatggtttcattcatttttttggtttatAAATAACAACAGCCTCTCATGTGCACTTTTAGTGAGAGTAATCATAATTCTTATCCATTTCTATTATGCATAACATAAGTAAACTTCTACTTCAACATCTATTGGACGTTATCAGGAATAAATCCCCCACAacgcttttcttttaaatttttttgATGTCTTCTATAAACCGATCAACTGAATCAAAGCGCAGATCTTTTGCCTGTCATCAATACTGATAGTGGAAACAGCATTCTCATCTTGGGAATATAATATATGTCCTGGTGATATATTTTATTCTGGCAGAGTCAAAATGATTTTTTGACGCTTTAGTCTCCATTCTGAGCTGcacaggctggaggaggctcaAACATTTCTGGTGATGCTACATGAGCATCATGTCACAACTTGAAGTGAGTAAATAAATTACATTATGGGAAGTTATTAAAGTATATGAACTTATAATCTGTGTGCATTATATTTGTTGTGAATTTGTGAATTattggaggatttttttttttttggtgcatGCGACAAAAACAACTGATAGTGAAGAAAAGTCTTTAGTGGCAGAGCAAAAGATATAAATTAACAAGTATTTAATTATTTGTGTGAGTGTTTTAAACAAAATTAAACTGATGGTATTTTTGCAACTGTTATAAATCAACTTTATTCATGTGCTACATATTCAGTAATGCTGTCATATGTAAATGAAACTGTGACTACAGGTCCACAGAGATCAAACATCaatgtttgcttgtttatgAGGTTTGAAATCCATAAATACTCATGCAGGCTTCTGAACAACATTCATGCGCACGTGATGCCACTCAGTGGCTTTGCTCCCACACACAGCATGACTTCCACTCAGAACTGGCCAGAGCAAGGTTGGGCACTCCTGCAACTTTTACTGTTAGTATCTTTCTCTCAGGCTGAGGACCGTGTGTGTCTACAGATGGGGGATCCTGAGAACCCCCAGTTAACCAAAGATGGGGACATTATCCTGGGAGGAATCTTCTCTTTCCACAGAAGTTGGATAAACAGGCGGGACACCTACATGCACAAACCATTGCCACTGCAGTGCATCAGGTAAATGAAACAACAGTTAGATATGAGAATGTGTAAGATTTAAACAATAGATGCAATTTTTATTTCAAGTAATCAATTGCAATCGTAACTCTTTTCAATATTTGCGTAAAGTTTGAATTTCAGAGGCTTCCAGTATGCCCAGGCGATGCTTTTTGCAATAGATGAGATCAATAACAGCTCAGACCTCCTGCCTGGCATCACTTTAGGCTGTAAGGTTTATGATTCCTGTGGCTCTATTGCCAGAGGCGTGAGAGCTTCTCTGGCCTTGATAAACAGTCAGGAAACTACATTTAAACTTTCTGATAAATGCACCAAACCTGCACAAGTGCAGGCCATCATGGGAGAGAGTTCCTCGTCTCTAAATATGGCCGCAGCGACTGTTATTGGACCCTTTCATATTCCACTGGTGGGTAAGAGTCAACATGCATTTTTTCATTATATTTGTGTCGTTGTCATGCTTGTTCCATGTCTGTctttaaaagaggaaacaacaCACTTCTCCTCTTCTAGATCAGCCACTTTGCTACCTGTGATTGCCTCAGTGATAAAAACAAGTACCCTTCATTCCTGAGAACAATACCCAGTGATCATTACCAGAGCAGAGCTTTGGCCCAATTAGTCAAGTACTTTGGTTGGACTTGGGTCGGAGCCATTAGGACAAATGACGATTACGGCAATAACGGCATGGCAACCTTTATagaaacagcagaggagctcGGCATCTGTGTGGAGTACTCTGTGGCTGTCTTTAGAACTGATCCACCAGAAAAAATACAACAGATAATCGACGTTATCAAGGCCTCCACATCCAGGGTGATTGTTGGTTTTCTCTCGCAAAGGGATATTGATGTGTTAATTCTAGAAATGTCTCAGCACAACCTGACTGGTTACCAGTGGGTGGGCAGCGAAGCTTGGATCTTTGACTCTCACATTGCAGCCATGGATGTACATTACATCCTGAATGGGGCTGTAGGCCTTTTCATCCCTAAAGCTCATGTCACTGGCATGAAAGAATTCATTCTGGATGTGAAACCACTCAATTCATCCAGTAAAGAACTGTTCAGAGAGTTTTGGGAGGCTTTATTTGACTGTAAGTTTGAGGATTCGgcatcaacaacaacagagaatcAGAGAGAATGTTCTGGACATGAAGATCTGGCTGGTGTCAAAAACACCTTCACTGACATGTCTCTCATGTCCATCTTCTACAACATCTATAAAGAAGTTTATGCTGTGGCCCACACACTTCATGATATTCTCAGCTGTAATAACACATGTAATAAAACAGCACAGCTGGATCCATTCACGG is from Takifugu rubripes chromosome 11, fTakRub1.2, whole genome shotgun sequence and encodes:
- the LOC105419742 gene encoding LOW QUALITY PROTEIN: extracellular calcium-sensing receptor-like (The sequence of the model RefSeq protein was modified relative to this genomic sequence to represent the inferred CDS: inserted 1 base in 1 codon), whose translation is MGDPENPQLSKDGDIILGGIFSFHRSWINRRDTYMHKPLPLQCISLNFRGFQYAQAMLFAIDEINNSSDLLPGITLGCKIYDSCGSIARGVRASLALINSQETTFKLSDKCTKPAQVQAIMGESSSSPNMAAATVIGPFHIPLISHFATCACLSDKNKYPSFLRTIPSDHYQSRALAQLVKYFGWTWVGAVRSNDDYGNNGMATVIETAEELGICVEYSVAVFRTDPMIKILQIIDIIKSSTSKVIVTFLSPGDLNVLLQEFSQHNLTGYQWVGSEGWIFDSHTAAMDVHHILDGAVGLSIPKAHVTGMKEYILDVKQLNSSSKELFREFWEALFDCKFENSASTTTENQRECSGHEDLAGVKNTFTDMSLMPIFYNIYKEVYAVAHALHDILSCNNTCNKTAQLDPFTILHHIKRIRFKTKEGDEVYFNENGDPPAKYEIINWQPTENGNVEFVPVGLYDASLPADRQLTLTNRTLVWAQNSEQVPVSVCSEKCPPGTRKVLQKGKPVCCYDCLRCADGEISNSTDSISCVRCHSEFWSNERRDACIKKKEEFLSYEEMMGALLTAASLLGTCLTAVVMFIFFRYRRTPIVRANNSELSFLLLFSLTLCFLCSLTFIGRPSGWSCMLRHTAFGITFVLCISCVLGKTMVVLMAFRATLPGSNVMKWFGPAQQRLSVLGFTLIQVFICLLWLTISPPFPFKNIKDFKDRIILECALGSAVGFWAVLGYIGLLAMLCFXLAFLARKLPDNFNEAKFITFSMLIFCAVWVTFIPAYVSSPGKFSVAVEIFAILSSGFGLLICIFIPKCYIILLKPERNTKRNLMGKEAPTH
- the LOC115251578 gene encoding extracellular calcium-sensing receptor-like isoform X1; the encoded protein is MTSTQNWPEQGWALLQLLLLVSFSQAEDRVCLQMGDPENPQLTKDGDIILGGIFSFHRSWINRRDTYMHKPLPLQCISLNFRGFQYAQAMLFAIDEINNSSDLLPGITLGCKVYDSCGSIARGVRASLALINSQETTFKLSDKCTKPAQVQAIMGESSSSLNMAAATVIGPFHIPLISHFATCDCLSDKNKYPSFLRTIPSDHYQSRALAQLVKYFGWTWVGAIRTNDDYGNNGMATFIETAEELGICVEYSVAVFRTDPPEKIQQIIDVIKASTSRVIVGFLSQRDIDVLILEMSQHNLTGYQWVGSEAWIFDSHIAAMDVHYILNGAVGLFIPKAHVTGMKEFILDVKPLNSSSKELFREFWEALFDCKFEDSASTTTENQRECSGHEDLAGVKNTFTDMSLMSIFYNIYKEVYAVAHTLHDILSCNNTCNKTAQLDPFTILQHLKRIRFKTKEGDEVYFNENGDPPAKYEIINWQPTENGNVEFVPVGLYDASLPADRQLTLTNRTLVWAQNSEQVPVSVCSEKCPPGTRKVLQKGKPVCCYDCLRCADGEISNSTDSISCVRCHSEFWSNERRDACIKKKEEFLSYEEMMGALLTAASLLGTCLTAVVMFIFFRYRRTPIVRANNSELSFLLLFSLTLCFLCSLTFIGRPSGWSCMLRHTAFGITFVLCISCVLGKTMVVLMVFRATLPGSKVMKWFGPAQQRLSVLGFTLIQVFICLLWLTISPPFPFQNIKDFKDRIILECALGSALGFWSVLGYIGLLAMFCFILAFLARKLPDNFNEAKFITFSMLIFCAVWVTFIPAYVSSPGKFSVAVEIFAILSSGFGLLICIFIPKCYIILLKPDRNTKRNLMGKEGPTH